From Camelina sativa cultivar DH55 chromosome 20, Cs, whole genome shotgun sequence, the proteins below share one genomic window:
- the LOC104770541 gene encoding uncharacterized protein LOC104770541, with the protein MQEVLGDGSFVIEHNSSQQDTKMESSPPHGTGKNLAGDFDEANDDLLEEGEAPQGNLLEEDEVALGQGNVVLTGMGSGNTASTEDDLEGEGNKQKGTGKQGNKAVEGKPAGGGIRPVKKGMVALPKPPAKT; encoded by the exons ATGCAAGAGGTCCTTGGTGATGGTTCTTTTGTAATTGAACATAATTCTTCTCAACAGGATACAAAGATGGAGAGTTCTCCTCCTCATGGGACTGGTAAGAATCTGGCTGGGGACTTTGATGAAGCCAATGATGATCTTTTAGAGGAGGGTGAAGCTCCGCAAGGTAACCTTCTAGAGGAGGATGAGGTTGCGCTTGGGCAAGGGAATGTGGTCTTGACAGGTATGGGGTCGGGCAATACTGCTTCTACTGAAGATGATCTGGAAG GGGAAGGAAACAAGCAGAAAGGGACGGGGAAACAAGGGAATAAGGCTGTGGAAGGCAAACCAGCTGGAGGTGGAATCAGACCAGTTAAGAAGGGGATGGTGGCTCTCCCAAAACCACCGGCTAAAACGTAA
- the LOC104772438 gene encoding uncharacterized protein LOC104772438 yields the protein MRRLGEGPSTVAAKISGSGGDFGRTTGENGRGPETESPTAASLCNAHCNTKFTIQSITVSPSSARWHVDFLVENLNSRYTILYGVNETAVKLGPLHAAVLNTSHERKSPSHTAFSVDFVAEGNSTDVVFEQLDIKSRANHKIFGNNPKPGHIDIRCYNLTRNQENVEKVQCYSSFTALEVFADSVSVSNTNVSDADWRIGLVATSPVTDCKFSLHTLKSRLLRGDQVISNKTNVVFEKVVMPEVTAGDVIWDYRVETWFAVNTRFMYGNGFLMATCPDISVKFTGNTTGNVMGSLLGNRRRCDYIFQEMLA from the exons ATGAGGCGGCTAGGAGAAGGACCTTCCACGGTGGCGGCGAAGATCTCAGGAAGCGGCGGAGATTTCGGGAGGACCACCGGTGAGAACGGACGGGGGCCGGAAACTGAATCCCCCACGGCGGCGAGCTTATG CAATGCTCACTGCAACACCAAATTCACAATCCAATCCATCACCGTCTCTCCCTCCTCCGCCAGGTGGCACGTCGATTTTCTCGTCGAAAACCTTAACTCCAG GTATACTATCCTCTACGGAGTTAATGAAACTGCTGTGAAGCTCGGTCCCTTGCACGCTGCCGTTTTGAATACTTCTCATGAACGTAAGTCTCCAAGTCACACGGCTTTCTCAGTGGATTTCGTTGCCGAGGGAAACTCAACCGACGTCGTTTTTGAACAATTGGATATTAAGTCAAGGGCGAATCATAAGATTTTCGGAAATAATCCTAAACCTGGACATATTGATATAAGGTGTTATAATCTGACCCGAAACCAAGAGAACGTCGAGAAGGTTCAGTGTTACTCGTCTTTCACAGCATTGGAA GTTTTTGCCGATTCCGTCTCCGTATCAAACACAAACGTTTCAGACGCTGATTGGAGGATAGGTCTTGTTGCGACGAGTCCAGTCACCGACTGTAAATTCTCTTTACATACACTCAAGTCACGTTTACTCCGCGGCGATCAAGTTATCTCCAACAAAACGAATGTCGTTTTCGAGAAGGTGGTAATGCCGGAAGTTACTGCAGGCGACGTGATTTGGGATTATCGGGTTGAGACTTGGTTTGCAGTGAACACACGTTTTATGTACGGGAACGGCTTTTTGATGGCCACTTGTCCTGATATTTCAGTGAAATTCACGGGGAATACGACTGGGAATGTGATGGGATCGTTGCTTGGGAATAGAAGACGATGCGATTATATTTTCCAAGAAATGTTGGCTTAA
- the LOC104772440 gene encoding glutathione S-transferase T3-like, producing MNQYRPSSGFFNLLQSQLDTQNLEYTPSESPCSEAPSEHASPQENCKSRHAWLPTDDIMLVSAWLNTRKDPIASNEQRRGAFWGRIVDYFASCPNAAGRPKREASHCKQRWGRIKDLTFTLEHAWRDLRYDQKWCASTSTKGNGVKRGRVCVDGSKQDAPMIDVDEPMPVLLVVIDVNEPMPRPPGVKAAKGKSKKSTHAKPDVEKDGKAFLEFQLERVERMYEMKEKDFALKEKEFAMKNEHMKHVMLENLIAKKDSQTESKNALKDKLIDDMMSSG from the exons ATGAATCAATATCGTCCCTCCTCTGGCTTTTTCAATCTGTTACAAAGTCAACTAGATACCCAAAACCTCGAATACACTCCTTCTGAGAGTCCATGTTCTGAAGCTCCATCTGAACATGCATCCCCTCAAGAAAACTGCAAGTCAAGGCATGCATGGTTACCAACAGATGATATCATGCTTGTCTCCGCTTGGCTCAACACGAGGAAGGATCCGATTGCTTCGAATGAGCAAAGACGTGGTGCCTTTTGGGGAAGGATTGTGGATTACTTTGCATCCTGTCCGAATGCTGCAGGTCGGCCAAAGAGGGAGGCGAGTCATTGTAAGCAGAGGTGGGGGAGGATAAAGGACTTG ACGTTTACCTTGGAGCATGCTTGGCGAGACTTAAGATACGATCAAAAATGGTGTGCGTCCACATCTACTAAAGGGAATGGAGTGAAGAGGGGAAGGGTGTGTGTTGATGGGTCTAAACAGGATGCACCGATGATTGATGTCGATGAACCAATGCCCGTCCTCCTGGTGGTGATTGATGTCAATGAACCAATGCCCCGTCCTCCTGGTGTTAAGGCTGCAAAGGGGAAGTCCAAAAAAAGCACTCACGCTAAACCGGATGTGGAGAAAGATGGAAAAGCTTTTCTTGAGTTTCAGTTGGAGCGTGTTGAGAGGATGTATGAGATGAAAGAGAAGGATTTCGCTTTGAAAGAGAAGGAGTTCGCTATGAAGAATGAGCATATGAAGCATGTGATGCTTGAAAATCTGATTGCTAAAAAGGATTCACAAACTGAATCCAAAAATGCTCTTAAGGACAAGCTAATTGATGACATGATGTCATCAGGTTGA